From a region of the Gymnogyps californianus isolate 813 chromosome 22, ASM1813914v2, whole genome shotgun sequence genome:
- the MECR gene encoding enoyl-[acyl-carrier-protein] reductase, mitochondrial isoform X2 — protein MLAAPINPADINMIQGTYAILSPLPAVGGNEGVGEVLEVGRRVAALKPGDWVIPAGAGLGTWRTRGVFPEETLLKVPSDIPVLCAATLSVNPCTAYRMLADFETLAPGDSVIQNAANSGVGQAVIQIAKASGIKTINVVRDRPDLPKLVERLMALGADHVITEEMLRKPEMKDIFKSIPKPRLALNCVGGKSTTEMLRHLQPKGTMVTYGGMAKQPVMVPVSAFIFRDVRLRGFWMTQWRKNHAQGEPDGLASMMDALCQLIRRGQLVAPACTEVPLQDYKAALEATMKPFTSSKQILLL, from the exons ATGCTGGCAGCCCCCATCAATCCTGCCGACATCAATATGATCCAAG GGACCTACGCCATCCTCTCCCCGCTGCCAGCCGTGGGAGGGAACGAAGGTGTCGGGGAAGTGCTGGAGGTCGGGCGTCGTGTGGCGGCTCTGAAACCCGGGGACTGGGTCATCCCGGCGGGCGCCGGACTCG GGACGTGGCGGACGCGGGGGGTGTTCCCTGAGGAGACGCTGCTGAAGGTGCCCAGCGACATCCCGGTGCTGTGCGCCGCCACCCTGAGCGTCAACCCCTGCACGGCGTACCGCATGCTGGCCGACTTCGAGACCCTGGCGCCGG GTGACTCCGTCATCCAGAACGCCGCCAACAGCGGCGTGGGCCAGGCTGTTATCCAGATCGCCAAAGCCTCCGGCATCAAGACCATCAACGTGGTGAGGGACAG aCCTGATCTCCCAAAGCTGGTGGAGAGGCTGATGGCCCTGGGCGCAGACCATGTCATCACGGAGGAGATGCTGAGAAAGCCAGAGATGAAAGATATATTTAAG AGCATTCCGAAGCCCCGGCTCGCCCTGAACTGCGTCGGAGGCAAAAGCACTACGGAGATGCTGCGGCATCTGCA gcCCAAAGGGACCATGGTCACCTACGGGGGGATGGCAAAGCAGCCTGTGATGGTGCCTGTG AGCGCGTTCATCTTCCGGGACGTGCGGCTCCGTGGCTTCTGGATGACCCAGTGGAGGAAGAACCACGCGCAGGGTGAGCCAGATGG CCTGGCCAGCATGATGGATGCCTTGTGCCAGCTGATCCGGAGGGGGCAGCTCGTCGCGCCGGCCTGCACTGAGGTCCCGCTCCAGGACTACAAGGCAGCGCTGGAGGCCACCATGAAGCCTTTCACATCCTCAAAGCAGATCCTCCTCCTCTGA
- the LOC127024950 gene encoding heat shock transcription factor, X-linked-like, with protein MDPLSPEASDSEESHWWVASSFPDHPGGDTGASWDAATGPLAEENALQGLPDESWGSIIPFCFSEISANTNESSACSFLKKLWKIIGSHCFQSIWWGDDGNCVVIAEKLFRKEVLGRRGPLKIFETESMRGFVLQLNLHGFCKMEGDSLISASIKELQAVAAAGPALGKLLFYYNPFFKRDYPDLLRTYMDGAGEGAPAASPPSPKRKEDRPRRRRPDAQPAVGVEEEEEKDTQTSAATSSTPTEPRADTAAQTGSAGPSPPKRHRSHGAAGIPEAAPAPATASPRRVTPPAPDSPFPPAMGLPALPSGQANFAAVQVPGAGLPPFCAPLFVMAILAAASAIPMPGPPHGQAPTHRQCPTCTCGPNTAAAGNGAGAHRGLE; from the exons ATGGATCCGCTTTCACCAGAGGCTTCCGACTCAGAGGAGTCACATTGGTGGGTGGCTTCAAGTTTTCCCGACCATCCAGGAGGTGACACGGGAGCATCTTGGGATGCTGCCACTGGACCTCTCGCAGAAGAAAATGCCCTTCAAGGTTTGCCTGATGAATCCTGGGGCTCCATCATACCGTTTTGTTTCTCGGAGATCTCTGCCAACACCAACGAGTCTTcagcctgctccttcctcaAGAAGCTCTGGAAGATCATCGGCAGCCATTGCTTCCAGTCAATCTGGTGGGGCGACGACGGAAACTGCGTCGTGATCGCAGAAAAACTCTTCAGAAAGGAagtgctggggaggaggggaccCCTGAAGATCTTTGAAACCGAGTCCATGAGAGGCTTCGTTCTCCAACTGAACCTCCACGGCTTCTGCAAAATGGAAGGGGATTCCCTCATATCCGCCTCCATCAAGGAGCTGcaagcagtagcagcagcagggccTGCTCTGGGCAAG CTGCTCTTCTACTACAACCCCTTTTTTAAGAGAGATTACCCCGACCTCCTCAGGACGTACATGGATGGTGCTGGTGAAGGAGCCCCAGCCGCATCCCCACCGAGCCCCAAGAGGAAGGAAGACCGCCCAAGAAGACGACGACCTGATGCTCAGCCGGCGGTAggagtggaggaggaggaggagaaggacacCCAGACGTCTGCAGCCACCAGCTCCACACCCACCGAGCCACGGGCTGACACAGCCGCCCAGACGGGCAGTGCCGGTCCATCCCCACCAAAACGGCACCGCAGCCACGGCGCCGCCGGCATCCCGGAGGcggctcctgctccagccacggCTTCACCGCGCCGTGtcaccccccctgccccagacAGTCCCTTCCCACCAGCCATGGGACTCCCCGCACTTCCATCTGGGCAGGCAAATTTCGCTGCTGTGCAGGTCCCCGGGGCTGGCCTGCCTCCATTCTGCGCTCCGTTGTTTGTGATGGCCATCctggcagcagcttctgccatTCCCATGCCAGGGCCACCGCACGGCCAAGCTCCAACCCACCGCCAGTGCCCAACCTGCACCTGCGGACCAAACACCGCAGCCGCCGGCAACGGGGCTGGGGCTCACCGGGGGCTGGAGTAG
- the MECR gene encoding enoyl-[acyl-carrier-protein] reductase, mitochondrial isoform X1 produces the protein MLAAPINPADINMIQGTYAILSPLPAVGGNEGVGEVLEVGRRVAALKPGDWVIPAGAGLGTWRTRGVFPEETLLKVPSDIPVLCAATLSVNPCTAYRMLADFETLAPGDSVIQNAANSGVGQAVIQIAKASGIKTINVVRDRPDLPKLVERLMALGADHVITEEMLRKPEMKDIFKSIPKPRLALNCVGGKSTTEMLRHLQPKGTMVTYGGMAKQPVMVPVSAFIFRDVRLRGFWMTQWRKNHAQDQESLASMMDALCQLIRRGQLVAPACTEVPLQDYKAALEATMKPFTSSKQILLL, from the exons ATGCTGGCAGCCCCCATCAATCCTGCCGACATCAATATGATCCAAG GGACCTACGCCATCCTCTCCCCGCTGCCAGCCGTGGGAGGGAACGAAGGTGTCGGGGAAGTGCTGGAGGTCGGGCGTCGTGTGGCGGCTCTGAAACCCGGGGACTGGGTCATCCCGGCGGGCGCCGGACTCG GGACGTGGCGGACGCGGGGGGTGTTCCCTGAGGAGACGCTGCTGAAGGTGCCCAGCGACATCCCGGTGCTGTGCGCCGCCACCCTGAGCGTCAACCCCTGCACGGCGTACCGCATGCTGGCCGACTTCGAGACCCTGGCGCCGG GTGACTCCGTCATCCAGAACGCCGCCAACAGCGGCGTGGGCCAGGCTGTTATCCAGATCGCCAAAGCCTCCGGCATCAAGACCATCAACGTGGTGAGGGACAG aCCTGATCTCCCAAAGCTGGTGGAGAGGCTGATGGCCCTGGGCGCAGACCATGTCATCACGGAGGAGATGCTGAGAAAGCCAGAGATGAAAGATATATTTAAG AGCATTCCGAAGCCCCGGCTCGCCCTGAACTGCGTCGGAGGCAAAAGCACTACGGAGATGCTGCGGCATCTGCA gcCCAAAGGGACCATGGTCACCTACGGGGGGATGGCAAAGCAGCCTGTGATGGTGCCTGTG AGCGCGTTCATCTTCCGGGACGTGCGGCTCCGTGGCTTCTGGATGACCCAGTGGAGGAAGAACCACGCGCAGG ACCAGGAGAGCCTGGCCAGCATGATGGATGCCTTGTGCCAGCTGATCCGGAGGGGGCAGCTCGTCGCGCCGGCCTGCACTGAGGTCCCGCTCCAGGACTACAAGGCAGCGCTGGAGGCCACCATGAAGCCTTTCACATCCTCAAAGCAGATCCTCCTCCTCTGA